One region of Chryseobacterium sp. SORGH_AS_0447 genomic DNA includes:
- a CDS encoding M20/M25/M40 family metallo-hydrolase — MKKLIFILISLLILLIIIVLIKTFTYSFKKVNANTTSGWKIVKNDSAIQRFSGGLKIPTVSAGELGKFDYSTFDTIKEYLKTSYPLVYENTEFVEINKYGLVFRLQGSDPSLHPILFLSHTDVVPPGEAAVKDQSGNVFRPDDKPLPPVSQVAEEWDFGPFSGAVANGRIYGRGAIDMKGMLFSLMESMNNLIKSKHIPKRDIYLAFGFDEEVGGQEGAAKIAAYFKGKNLMFDAVYDEGGLILEKGSVAGINSEVAVIGCAEKGFLSVKIKVKGLGGHASMPPTESAIGKAAVIMQRLEHDQMKPMITPLINQFFTNIGGSMSFVNRMGIANQWLLKPVLLSQLTKNNSTNALVRTTTALTMMKGSDAPNVLSPEVEFIVNFRLLPGNTVQEVKKHIAKAIKGFDAEIEEIDNVKEASAVSPTDTKAFKLIEAAIKEIHPTAIATPYLTVGATDAYKYQIVSKNIYRFMPIKINDAEKQSIHSTNEYLSIENYMKMIHYFEYIMRNYE, encoded by the coding sequence ATGAAAAAGCTCATCTTCATTCTCATAAGCCTTCTTATTCTCCTGATCATTATTGTTTTAATTAAAACATTTACTTACTCTTTTAAAAAAGTAAATGCCAATACTACTTCAGGCTGGAAAATCGTTAAAAATGACTCCGCTATCCAAAGATTTTCAGGCGGGCTGAAGATTCCGACGGTTTCTGCTGGGGAATTGGGAAAGTTTGATTATTCCACATTTGATACTATTAAAGAATATCTTAAAACATCGTATCCGCTGGTGTACGAAAACACAGAATTTGTGGAAATCAATAAATACGGGCTGGTTTTTAGATTGCAGGGCAGTGATCCGTCTCTTCATCCCATTTTGTTTCTTTCCCATACCGATGTCGTTCCTCCGGGAGAGGCAGCGGTAAAAGATCAAAGCGGAAATGTTTTCAGGCCGGATGATAAACCTTTGCCTCCGGTTTCCCAAGTGGCTGAAGAATGGGATTTCGGACCGTTTTCGGGAGCGGTGGCCAACGGAAGGATCTACGGAAGAGGAGCCATCGATATGAAAGGAATGCTCTTTTCCCTGATGGAATCAATGAATAATTTAATTAAAAGCAAACACATCCCGAAACGCGATATTTATCTGGCTTTTGGTTTTGATGAGGAAGTCGGCGGACAAGAAGGTGCTGCAAAAATTGCAGCTTATTTTAAAGGAAAAAATCTGATGTTCGACGCGGTTTATGACGAAGGCGGATTGATTCTTGAAAAAGGGAGCGTCGCGGGGATCAATTCAGAAGTAGCGGTTATCGGTTGTGCAGAAAAAGGATTTCTGTCGGTGAAAATTAAAGTCAAAGGATTGGGCGGGCATGCTTCCATGCCTCCGACGGAAAGTGCGATCGGGAAAGCAGCAGTCATCATGCAAAGGCTGGAGCATGACCAGATGAAACCGATGATTACGCCTTTGATTAATCAGTTCTTCACCAACATCGGTGGTTCCATGTCTTTCGTCAACCGCATGGGAATTGCCAATCAGTGGCTGCTGAAACCTGTGCTTCTGTCGCAGCTCACCAAAAATAATTCTACCAATGCCTTGGTACGTACAACAACGGCCTTAACGATGATGAAAGGAAGCGACGCACCCAATGTGTTGTCGCCGGAAGTGGAATTTATCGTTAATTTCAGGCTGCTTCCCGGAAATACGGTACAGGAAGTGAAAAAGCATATTGCAAAGGCCATCAAAGGTTTTGATGCGGAAATCGAAGAAATTGATAATGTAAAAGAAGCTTCTGCAGTTTCTCCTACCGATACCAAAGCTTTTAAATTAATTGAAGCTGCCATTAAAGAGATTCATCCGACAGCCATTGCAACACCGTATCTTACCGTTGGAGCGACGGATGCTTACAAATACCAGATCGTCAGTAAAAATATTTACCGTTTCATGCCGATTAAGATCAACGATGCGGAAAAACAGTCTATCCACAGCACCAACGAATATCTGAGCATTGAAAACTACATGAAAATGATCCATTATTTTGAGTACATCATGCGGAACTATGAATAA
- a CDS encoding helix-turn-helix domain-containing protein, with translation MVKKLLFLIFTGIFTALLSQDGYSDFYKLREKYENFPENDQKAFPFLQPYINKAKKEKNYEKLVQGYKDAVYYAFLSEDKLKYADSMIWAANQSRSEDLRIISHIDKGVVYYYHYKKYQLALNEYLEAYKYSKNTKNEYLRYQNLYHIGVIKSYLGYYDDASELFMKCLEHYRGKTRQITKLHPNEIYNNKKGYLNSLYQLVICYRHLGRYQEADAAIQTGFSEIGEDPEYDLEKGYFLLSRGISEYRNNRFPSALKNLNESLPAIKGSRDFARLSVGYFYIGKSYSSLKKTKESIVYFKKIDSIFRKHQFMLPELRENYEILIDHSKKEKNQVQQLYYTSQLLKADSIMSKDFIYLSPKMHKDYDTNTLLEEKDKLQKINYLGTIIIIVLIVWAVGLVALLTRRHKKAKEIQQKYVLVEEKFAATQSVEKEKEEITAIPIIEEKKSGLNENKVEELLQKLKIFEEKKEFTQKGLTISKLAAQLGTNSNYLSQVINEYKKVNFNKYLSELRINYITNLLFEDKRYLKYNIETLARECGIASRQNFSDLFFEINGIRPTDFIKKRREELESNGNI, from the coding sequence GTGGTCAAAAAACTATTATTTCTCATTTTTACCGGAATTTTTACAGCCCTCCTGTCTCAGGATGGCTATAGTGATTTCTATAAACTGCGTGAGAAATATGAAAATTTTCCTGAAAATGATCAGAAAGCCTTTCCTTTTCTTCAACCATATATTAATAAGGCGAAAAAGGAAAAGAACTATGAAAAACTCGTTCAGGGATATAAAGACGCGGTATATTATGCTTTCTTAAGTGAAGATAAGCTGAAATATGCCGACAGTATGATCTGGGCCGCCAACCAGTCCAGAAGTGAAGATCTCCGGATTATTTCACATATCGATAAAGGAGTGGTGTATTATTACCACTACAAAAAATATCAGCTTGCCCTTAACGAGTACCTCGAAGCCTATAAATATTCGAAAAACACAAAAAATGAGTACCTCAGATACCAGAACCTGTATCATATCGGGGTTATCAAAAGCTATCTCGGGTACTATGACGATGCTTCCGAGCTCTTTATGAAATGTCTTGAACATTACCGGGGGAAAACAAGACAGATTACTAAGCTTCATCCGAACGAGATTTACAACAATAAAAAAGGATACCTGAACAGCCTCTATCAGCTTGTTATCTGCTATAGGCATCTTGGAAGGTATCAGGAAGCCGATGCTGCCATACAGACGGGCTTTTCAGAAATTGGCGAAGATCCTGAATATGATCTTGAAAAAGGATACTTTCTGCTTTCAAGAGGGATTTCTGAATACCGGAACAACCGGTTTCCGTCTGCCTTAAAAAATTTAAACGAATCTTTGCCTGCTATCAAGGGCAGCCGTGATTTTGCCAGGCTTTCGGTGGGTTATTTTTACATCGGGAAAAGCTATTCCAGTCTCAAAAAGACGAAAGAATCCATTGTTTATTTTAAAAAGATCGATTCCATCTTCCGAAAGCACCAGTTTATGCTTCCTGAATTAAGGGAAAACTATGAAATCCTGATTGATCATTCTAAAAAGGAAAAAAATCAGGTGCAACAGCTGTATTATACCAGTCAGCTTCTGAAGGCAGACAGTATTATGTCTAAGGATTTCATTTACCTTTCGCCGAAAATGCATAAAGATTACGACACCAATACCTTGCTGGAAGAAAAAGATAAGCTGCAAAAGATCAACTATCTTGGGACAATCATTATTATCGTTCTGATTGTTTGGGCAGTAGGGCTTGTGGCTTTATTAACGAGGAGACATAAAAAAGCAAAAGAAATTCAGCAGAAATATGTATTGGTAGAAGAGAAATTTGCTGCAACCCAAAGCGTAGAAAAAGAAAAAGAGGAAATAACAGCTATCCCGATTATAGAAGAGAAAAAATCCGGGCTGAACGAAAATAAGGTCGAAGAGCTGTTGCAAAAACTGAAAATTTTTGAAGAGAAAAAAGAGTTTACCCAAAAAGGTTTAACGATCAGTAAGCTGGCCGCCCAACTTGGTACTAATTCCAACTACCTTTCCCAGGTTATCAACGAATATAAAAAGGTTAATTTCAACAAATACCTGAGCGAGCTCCGGATCAATTACATCACTAACCTTCTTTTTGAGGATAAAAGATATTTAAAATACAATATCGAAACCCTCGCCAGAGAATGCGGCATCGCATCCCGGCAGAATTTTTCAGATCTCTTCTTCGAGATCAATGGCATCCGACCTACGGACTTTATTAAGAAGAGGCGGGAGGAGCTTGAAAGTAACGGGAATATATAA
- a CDS encoding META domain-containing protein: MKNIITYLCSLFIIGATVCCANNQAANPSSGKPTDITGKTWKLTELNGQPITLTNPKANPYFKLTTADMRYTGHGGCNGVGGTFEIKPEAMRIKFNQGMSTMIACDDLATERAFTQALLTADNYSVNGDTLTLNKARMAPLAKFVLQP, translated from the coding sequence ATGAAAAATATAATCACCTATTTATGCTCACTGTTTATTATCGGTGCAACAGTTTGCTGTGCCAATAATCAGGCAGCCAATCCGTCATCAGGCAAACCAACGGATATTACAGGAAAAACATGGAAGCTAACCGAGCTGAATGGACAACCGATCACCCTTACGAATCCTAAAGCCAATCCATACTTTAAGCTAACTACGGCTGATATGCGGTACACCGGTCACGGAGGCTGCAACGGTGTAGGCGGAACTTTTGAAATAAAGCCGGAAGCGATGCGCATTAAATTCAACCAAGGCATGTCGACTATGATTGCATGTGACGATCTGGCTACGGAACGCGCGTTTACCCAAGCTCTTCTGACAGCTGATAATTATTCCGTAAATGGAGATACTTTAACGCTTAATAAAGCCCGAATGGCCCCTTTAGCAAAATTTGTTCTTCAGCCCTAA
- a CDS encoding efflux RND transporter permease subunit, with translation MFKKFIRRPVLSIVISLIIVFMGVLSLTKLPVTQFPSISPPKVNITAEYPGANNELLIKSVVIPLERGLNGVPGMKYMTSDAGNDGEASIQVVFDLGTDPNVAAVNVQNRVSSVVNKLPPLVVREGVKITREEPNMLMYINLYSDDPKADQKFLFNYADINVMSELKRVSGVGFADILGTREYAMRIWLKPDRLTAYSISADEVMDALNQQSLEASPGKTGESSGKRSQSFEYILKYPGRFNNEKDYGNIILKANPNGEFIRLKDVADIEFGSSMYDIYSTLNGKPSAAITVKQSYGSNASDVIKNVKSLMAELQKTTFPKGMHYDISYDVSRFLDASIEKVVHTLFEAFILVAIVVFLFLGDWRSTLIPAIAVPVSLVGTFAVMSAFGITLNMISLFALVMAIGVVVDDAIVVIEAVHAKMEEKHLSPLKATEEAMHEISGAIIAITLVMASVFIPIAFMSGPVGVFYRQFSITMASAIILSGVVALTLTPALCALILKNNHGKPKKRTPVTIFLDKFNGLFNKGAGKYEKMLNKTVKKKSITLPLLLAFCACTFFLSNSLPSGFIPAEDQGMIYAIIQTPPGSTLERTNQIARELLKESEDIDGVQSVSSLAGYEILTEGTGSNSGTCLINLKSWEDRKESAGEIIEKLEEKAKNIPGANIEFFQPPSVPGYGAAGGFELRLLDKAGTGDYHKMEQVSNDFVKELKKRPELGSAFTFYSASFPQYMLKIDNDLAEQKGVTIENAMDNLSTLIGSNYETSFIRFDRPYKVIVQAGPQYRALPTDLLKLYVKNDKGEMVPYSDFMHLEKVYGLSEMTRHNMYNSAQVSGTPAPGYSSGQAIAAIKEVADKTLPRGFGIDWAGISKDEVSRGNEAIYIFLVCLGFVYLILSAQYESFILPLPVILSLPTGIFGAFLCLKLLGLENNIYAQVAMVMLIGLLGKNAVLIVEFAVQKKAEEGIPVAQAAIEGAAIRFRPILMTSFAFIAGLIPLVFATGPGAIGNRTIGTAAAGGMLIGTVFGLMIIPGLYYIFGTLADKSKLARYEEENPLTEQTEPYQHDDKYEDL, from the coding sequence ATGTTTAAGAAATTCATTCGCAGACCTGTTCTGTCTATCGTAATCTCTCTGATTATCGTATTTATGGGCGTTTTATCGCTCACTAAACTGCCGGTTACCCAGTTTCCGTCCATTTCGCCGCCAAAAGTAAATATTACTGCGGAATATCCGGGAGCCAACAATGAATTGTTGATCAAATCCGTGGTTATTCCTTTGGAAAGGGGTCTGAATGGGGTGCCCGGGATGAAATATATGACTTCCGACGCCGGAAACGACGGTGAAGCATCCATCCAGGTGGTTTTCGATTTGGGAACCGACCCTAATGTAGCAGCTGTAAACGTTCAGAACCGTGTATCTTCCGTAGTAAACAAGCTTCCGCCTCTGGTAGTGCGGGAAGGGGTGAAAATTACCCGTGAAGAGCCTAACATGCTGATGTACATCAACCTTTACAGTGATGATCCGAAAGCCGACCAGAAATTCCTTTTCAACTATGCCGATATCAACGTGATGTCCGAATTGAAAAGGGTAAGCGGGGTAGGTTTTGCCGACATCCTCGGAACCAGGGAATATGCCATGCGTATCTGGCTGAAGCCGGACCGTTTAACCGCATACAGTATTTCAGCAGATGAAGTGATGGATGCCCTGAACCAGCAGAGTTTGGAAGCTTCTCCGGGTAAAACAGGGGAAAGCTCCGGAAAAAGATCGCAGTCCTTTGAATATATTTTAAAATACCCGGGTCGTTTCAATAATGAAAAAGACTATGGGAATATCATCCTGAAAGCCAATCCGAATGGAGAATTTATCAGGTTAAAAGATGTAGCCGATATCGAATTCGGTTCATCCATGTACGATATCTATTCTACCCTGAACGGTAAACCTTCGGCAGCGATCACAGTGAAGCAGTCATACGGTTCCAATGCAAGTGACGTTATTAAAAACGTAAAATCTTTGATGGCGGAATTGCAGAAAACAACCTTCCCGAAAGGAATGCACTATGACATCAGCTATGACGTTTCAAGATTTCTAGATGCATCGATTGAAAAAGTAGTCCATACTTTATTCGAGGCCTTTATCCTGGTAGCTATTGTGGTATTCTTGTTTTTAGGAGACTGGCGTTCGACATTAATTCCGGCCATTGCCGTTCCGGTTTCACTGGTAGGTACTTTTGCCGTGATGTCCGCCTTCGGGATTACTTTAAACATGATCTCGCTCTTTGCCCTTGTAATGGCGATCGGGGTAGTGGTCGATGACGCGATTGTAGTAATTGAAGCCGTCCACGCCAAGATGGAGGAAAAACATTTATCTCCTCTGAAGGCAACGGAAGAAGCAATGCACGAGATCAGCGGGGCAATTATCGCAATTACGCTCGTAATGGCATCCGTATTCATTCCGATTGCGTTCATGTCCGGTCCGGTTGGGGTTTTCTACCGTCAGTTCTCGATTACAATGGCTTCTGCGATCATCCTTTCCGGGGTAGTGGCCTTAACACTTACGCCGGCCTTATGTGCTTTGATCTTAAAGAACAACCACGGAAAACCGAAGAAAAGAACGCCGGTGACCATTTTCCTTGATAAATTCAACGGATTATTCAACAAAGGCGCAGGGAAATATGAAAAAATGCTGAATAAAACGGTAAAGAAAAAAAGCATTACCCTTCCTTTACTGTTAGCGTTCTGTGCATGCACCTTTTTCCTCAGCAACTCCCTTCCTTCAGGATTTATCCCGGCGGAAGACCAGGGGATGATCTATGCCATCATTCAGACGCCTCCGGGCTCCACGCTGGAGAGAACCAACCAGATTGCCAGGGAATTGCTGAAAGAATCGGAAGATATCGATGGAGTACAGTCGGTTTCCTCGCTTGCAGGATATGAGATTTTAACAGAAGGTACAGGTTCAAACTCCGGTACCTGTCTGATCAACCTTAAAAGCTGGGAAGACCGTAAAGAATCTGCCGGTGAAATTATTGAAAAGCTTGAAGAAAAAGCCAAGAATATTCCGGGTGCGAATATCGAATTCTTCCAGCCGCCATCCGTTCCGGGATATGGTGCCGCAGGAGGGTTTGAGCTTCGTTTGCTGGATAAAGCGGGAACCGGGGACTACCATAAGATGGAGCAGGTGAGCAACGACTTTGTGAAAGAGCTTAAAAAGCGTCCTGAACTGGGTTCTGCATTTACCTTCTATTCGGCGAGTTTTCCTCAGTATATGCTGAAAATTGACAACGATCTTGCCGAGCAGAAAGGAGTAACGATTGAAAATGCGATGGATAATTTATCTACGCTGATCGGTTCCAACTACGAAACCAGTTTCATCCGTTTCGACAGGCCTTATAAAGTAATCGTTCAGGCAGGTCCGCAATACCGGGCGTTACCTACGGATTTACTGAAGCTTTATGTGAAGAACGATAAAGGCGAAATGGTTCCTTATTCGGATTTCATGCATCTTGAGAAAGTATACGGTCTTTCCGAGATGACGAGACATAATATGTACAATTCGGCACAGGTGAGTGGAACTCCGGCACCGGGCTATAGTTCCGGACAGGCGATTGCAGCGATCAAGGAAGTGGCGGATAAAACCCTTCCGAGAGGTTTCGGGATCGACTGGGCAGGTATTTCAAAAGATGAAGTAAGCCGCGGTAATGAAGCAATATATATCTTCCTGGTATGTTTGGGATTTGTTTATCTTATTCTGTCCGCTCAATATGAAAGTTTCATTCTTCCGTTGCCGGTAATCCTTTCATTGCCGACGGGGATCTTCGGAGCGTTCTTATGCCTGAAATTATTAGGACTGGAAAACAACATCTACGCTCAGGTAGCAATGGTCATGCTCATCGGTCTCTTAGGTAAAAATGCCGTGTTGATTGTGGAATTTGCCGTACAGAAGAAAGCCGAAGAAGGAATTCCTGTTGCGCAGGCCGCCATTGAAGGGGCTGCCATCCGTTTCCGTCCGATCCTGATGACCTCATTCGCCTTCATCGCAGGATTGATTCCATTGGTGTTTGCAACCGGTCCGGGTGCAATCGGGAACCGGACCATCGGTACCGCTGCTGCCGGAGGAATGCTGATCGGAACCGTCTTCGGACTGATGATTATCCCTGGATTGTATTACATCTTCGGAACCCTGGCCGATAAGTCGAAACTGGCCAGATATGAAGAGGAAAACCCGTTAACAGAACAAACAGAACCGTATCAACACGATGATAAATATGAAGATTTATAA
- a CDS encoding TolC family protein → MKIYNKYIAAIALSLVLASCKAPMATVIKDEVKENVPQNFNQEDQGDANNNSGTTPWRQFFTDPNLVALIETSLKNNQELMITLQEIEIAKSNVLAKKGRLAPTVTAGGGAGVTKVGRYTSEGAGDASTDIEPGKAVPDPIMNFGGGLTANWEIDIWKKLRTEKESAVAHYLSTVEGKNFVLSNLIEEVADNYYDLLALDNQLDIIQQYIKLQQKALEVSKIQKEAAAATELAVKKFEAELAKSKATEYTIRQEITEKENQINALCGRYPQPIVRTKENFMTTIPQTVYTGIPSQLLANRPDIKQAELELKSSKLDVEAARKEFYPTLEISATLGLEAFKPSYLVKLPESMAASLAGELAGPLINKSAIKANFQTADARQIQALYEYDKTILNAYLDVANLMSKIKNLDQYYQLKSQETKSLEQSIDIANQLFRNSRADYLEVLLNQRDALDAKMELVEAKQKQLSTVVDIYKSLGGGWK, encoded by the coding sequence ATGAAGATTTATAATAAGTATATAGCAGCCATTGCCTTATCGCTTGTTTTAGCAAGCTGTAAGGCGCCGATGGCGACCGTCATAAAAGATGAGGTTAAAGAAAATGTACCTCAGAACTTTAATCAGGAAGATCAGGGAGACGCTAACAATAACAGCGGAACAACACCCTGGAGACAATTCTTTACAGATCCTAATTTAGTAGCGCTGATTGAAACATCGCTGAAAAACAATCAGGAGCTGATGATTACCCTGCAGGAAATTGAAATTGCCAAAAGCAATGTTCTTGCTAAAAAAGGAAGACTCGCGCCTACGGTTACTGCCGGAGGTGGTGCAGGAGTTACAAAAGTAGGACGTTACACCAGTGAAGGAGCCGGTGATGCCAGTACGGATATTGAACCGGGCAAAGCAGTGCCGGATCCAATCATGAATTTTGGTGGCGGACTAACGGCCAACTGGGAGATCGACATCTGGAAAAAGCTGAGAACCGAAAAAGAATCTGCTGTTGCCCATTATCTTTCCACGGTTGAAGGAAAGAATTTCGTACTGTCTAATCTGATTGAAGAAGTGGCAGACAATTATTATGATTTGCTTGCTCTCGATAACCAGCTGGATATCATTCAGCAGTATATAAAGCTTCAGCAGAAAGCGCTGGAAGTTTCAAAAATCCAGAAAGAAGCGGCGGCAGCTACGGAACTTGCCGTGAAGAAATTTGAAGCGGAACTGGCAAAATCCAAAGCAACGGAATATACCATCCGCCAGGAAATTACCGAAAAAGAAAATCAAATTAATGCCCTTTGCGGACGCTATCCGCAGCCGATTGTAAGAACGAAGGAAAACTTTATGACAACGATCCCGCAGACGGTGTATACGGGAATTCCATCCCAATTGCTGGCAAACCGTCCGGACATCAAACAAGCGGAACTGGAGCTGAAATCTTCAAAGCTGGATGTGGAAGCGGCAAGAAAAGAATTTTATCCTACGCTGGAAATTTCTGCCACCCTCGGATTGGAGGCTTTTAAACCTTCGTACCTCGTAAAACTGCCGGAATCTATGGCTGCAAGTCTTGCAGGGGAATTGGCCGGTCCGCTGATTAATAAAAGCGCGATTAAAGCCAATTTCCAGACTGCTGATGCAAGACAGATCCAGGCGTTGTACGAATATGATAAAACGATTTTGAATGCCTATCTGGATGTGGCGAATCTAATGTCGAAAATAAAAAACCTTGATCAGTATTACCAGCTGAAATCCCAGGAAACAAAATCGCTTGAACAATCGATAGATATTGCGAATCAGCTGTTCCGGAATTCACGCGCCGATTATCTGGAGGTTCTTCTGAACCAGAGAGATGCGCTGGATGCCAAAATGGAACTGGTGGAAGCAAAACAAAAACAGCTGAGTACAGTTGTCGATATTTACAAAAGCTTAGGCGGAGGCTGGAAGTGA
- a CDS encoding SemiSWEET transporter, with the protein MDENLLGIIAGAITSVAMLPQLIKVIKQKNADDLSWGMLLVLISGLSLWVWYGFMKDELPIILSNAFAVLVNITLLICCIIYKKKSS; encoded by the coding sequence ATGGACGAAAATCTTTTAGGAATCATTGCAGGGGCTATTACATCGGTAGCGATGCTTCCTCAGCTGATTAAGGTAATTAAACAGAAAAATGCAGACGACCTGTCGTGGGGAATGTTGCTGGTACTAATTTCAGGGCTTTCCTTGTGGGTTTGGTACGGCTTTATGAAAGATGAGCTGCCAATCATTCTCTCAAATGCTTTTGCCGTATTGGTCAATATTACTCTTTTAATATGCTGTATCATTTACAAAAAGAAATCGTCCTAA
- a CDS encoding efflux RND transporter periplasmic adaptor subunit yields MKRVVAGIALSSIFLFTGCNKKKEEKEEATVYPVTSPLVMDTVIDKEFVAQIRSVKNIEVRAQEKGFLEKIFVDEGQFVRQGQTLFRIMPKLYQAELLKAQAEVAQATIELKNASTLANNNIVSKNERAMAKAKLDAANAEAKLAQIHLSFTDIKAPFSGIIDRIPLKLGSLVDEGDLLTSLSDNNDIYTYFNVSEPEYLNYQRNVASRGSNQVALVMANGDVFPQKGEVQTIEGQFDSETGNIAFRAKFPNPDKLLRNGETGKIRMTLPLKNAMLIPQKATYEIQDQKYVFVVDKNGTVKSRNIKVAYELPDLYVIASGLSTGDKILLEGVQKVKDDQKVQVKQQDPKKVLQSLKLKAE; encoded by the coding sequence ATTAAAAGAGTTGTCGCAGGCATTGCGCTAAGCAGTATTTTTTTGTTCACAGGTTGTAACAAGAAAAAAGAAGAAAAAGAAGAAGCCACAGTCTATCCCGTAACCTCGCCGCTGGTTATGGATACTGTGATCGACAAAGAATTTGTGGCTCAGATCAGATCTGTAAAGAACATCGAGGTTCGTGCCCAGGAAAAGGGTTTTCTCGAAAAAATCTTTGTAGATGAAGGCCAGTTTGTCCGTCAGGGACAGACCTTATTCCGGATTATGCCCAAACTCTATCAGGCAGAACTCCTGAAAGCACAGGCAGAAGTGGCCCAGGCTACGATTGAACTGAAAAATGCCAGTACATTGGCGAATAACAATATTGTTTCCAAAAATGAAAGAGCAATGGCTAAAGCCAAGCTGGATGCGGCCAACGCAGAAGCCAAGCTGGCACAGATCCACCTTTCGTTTACGGACATTAAAGCACCGTTTTCAGGGATTATCGACAGAATTCCTTTAAAACTGGGAAGCTTAGTGGATGAAGGGGATTTACTCACCTCCCTTTCAGACAATAACGATATATATACGTATTTCAACGTTTCAGAACCGGAATACCTGAATTACCAGAGAAATGTAGCTTCCAGAGGGAGTAACCAGGTGGCTTTGGTAATGGCAAACGGTGATGTATTCCCGCAGAAAGGAGAAGTGCAGACCATTGAAGGGCAATTCGACAGCGAAACCGGAAACATCGCCTTCAGGGCAAAATTCCCCAACCCGGACAAATTGTTGAGAAACGGCGAAACCGGAAAAATAAGAATGACGCTGCCTTTGAAAAACGCCATGCTTATTCCTCAGAAAGCAACTTATGAAATCCAGGATCAGAAATACGTCTTCGTTGTTGATAAAAACGGAACGGTAAAATCAAGAAACATAAAAGTAGCTTATGAGCTGCCTGACCTTTACGTGATAGCTTCAGGGCTTTCTACAGGAGATAAAATCCTGTTGGAAGGGGTGCAGAAAGTAAAAGACGACCAGAAAGTTCAGGTGAAGCAGCAGGATCCTAAAAAAGTTCTTCAGTCATTGAAATTAAAAGCAGAGTAG
- a CDS encoding FAD-binding oxidoreductase, translated as MNTIDYIIVGDGYAGLFFAHQLIRNNKSFILFSEGRKSASQVSAGIINPVVLKKFTTFWKAQEQIDFLKNTLREIEGYTGKNYLIDAPIHRIFHDENEQKLWLKKSENDELINFLDKNFDHLKAVKNDFLTGKVNQSARLDVSGFFRGLFDFLENQGCLIKEKFSYQEVDTENSIYKNFHFKNILFCEGMGVTQNPFFSDIPVNPNKGHHIKVKLSEKIPEKITIKKKHFLFPVNEDLHFYGGTYDREQLDHHIDDAAVEQLKKGLSEFYPATFEIAEVNVGFRPTVKDRRPIIGKHPEYHNIYVFNGLGARGILNGCYFSKSLYDCIEENIPLPMEVSLDRFK; from the coding sequence ATGAATACTATAGATTATATCATCGTCGGAGATGGGTATGCCGGGCTTTTCTTTGCGCATCAGCTGATCAGGAACAACAAATCCTTTATTTTATTTTCAGAAGGAAGGAAAAGTGCCTCACAGGTTTCTGCCGGAATTATTAATCCGGTAGTTCTGAAGAAATTTACCACTTTCTGGAAAGCACAGGAGCAAATAGATTTTCTGAAAAACACATTGCGAGAAATCGAAGGCTACACCGGTAAAAACTATTTAATCGATGCCCCAATCCACCGTATTTTTCATGATGAGAACGAACAGAAGCTTTGGCTTAAAAAATCAGAAAATGATGAGCTGATTAATTTTCTGGACAAAAATTTTGATCATTTAAAGGCTGTAAAAAACGATTTTCTCACCGGAAAGGTGAATCAGTCTGCCAGACTGGATGTGAGTGGATTTTTTAGGGGTTTATTTGATTTTTTAGAAAATCAGGGCTGTCTGATAAAAGAAAAGTTCAGTTACCAAGAAGTTGATACCGAAAATTCCATTTATAAAAATTTTCACTTCAAAAATATCTTGTTTTGCGAAGGCATGGGGGTGACACAAAATCCGTTTTTTTCTGATATTCCCGTGAACCCGAATAAGGGTCATCACATAAAAGTAAAACTTTCTGAAAAAATTCCTGAAAAGATCACCATCAAGAAAAAACATTTTTTATTTCCTGTAAACGAAGATCTGCATTTCTACGGCGGTACCTATGATAGGGAGCAGTTAGATCATCATATTGACGATGCTGCGGTAGAGCAGCTGAAAAAAGGATTGTCTGAATTTTATCCTGCAACTTTTGAAATTGCAGAAGTAAATGTTGGCTTCAGACCTACCGTGAAGGATAGAAGACCGATTATCGGAAAACATCCGGAGTATCATAATATATACGTATTTAATGGTCTCGGAGCAAGAGGAATTCTAAACGGCTGCTATTTTTCCAAAAGCCTTTATGACTGTATAGAAGAAAATATCCCGTTGCCGATGGAAGTTTCCCTGGATCGTTTTAAGTAA